One genomic region from Stutzerimonas decontaminans encodes:
- a CDS encoding OprD family porin, with protein sequence MLTAVRRSPAPARLALAVAAASLAPCAQAAFIEDSSATLQTHNIYLNRDFREGTAQSKREEWTQGFILDVQSGFTEGTVGVGLDAMGMLGIKLDSGGGRAGTDLLPVQDDGGTPDEFSRLGLTAKAKIAETELRYGSHIPEMPVVKASDSRTLPQVFEGGTATSKDIEGLTLIGGRLDKVIDRASTNSQDLQLNNKNSRFAGAAEADHLTFAGAEYAFNKNLTGRYYYGELDDVYRQHFFGLLAVKPLTDNSALSADLRVMLSDDSGAANAGKIDNQAWNGMLGYSLGGHKVSLGYQQMRGDTGYAYIDGSDPFLVNFVQINDFANADERSWQARYDYNFAAMGIPGLTFLTRYVSGDNAEYNGGSNGSEWERDIELKYVVQSGPLKNVAVRMRNAMFRSDFARDADENRLIVSYSLPIW encoded by the coding sequence ATGCTGACTGCCGTCAGACGCTCACCCGCTCCTGCTCGTCTCGCTCTCGCCGTTGCCGCCGCCTCGCTGGCGCCTTGCGCCCAGGCCGCGTTCATCGAAGACAGCAGTGCAACCCTGCAGACCCACAACATCTACCTGAACCGCGATTTCCGCGAAGGCACCGCCCAGTCCAAGCGCGAAGAGTGGACCCAGGGCTTCATCCTCGACGTGCAGTCCGGCTTCACCGAAGGCACCGTCGGCGTTGGCCTCGATGCCATGGGCATGCTCGGCATCAAGCTGGATTCCGGCGGTGGCCGCGCCGGCACTGACCTCTTGCCCGTGCAGGACGACGGCGGCACCCCGGACGAGTTCAGCCGCCTGGGCCTGACCGCCAAGGCCAAGATCGCCGAGACCGAGCTGCGCTATGGCTCGCACATCCCGGAGATGCCGGTGGTCAAGGCCAGCGACAGCCGCACGCTGCCGCAGGTGTTCGAAGGCGGCACCGCCACCTCCAAGGACATCGAAGGCCTGACGCTGATCGGCGGGCGCCTGGACAAGGTCATCGACCGCGCCTCGACCAACTCCCAGGACTTGCAGCTGAACAACAAGAACAGCCGCTTCGCTGGCGCTGCCGAGGCCGATCACCTGACCTTTGCCGGTGCCGAATACGCCTTCAACAAGAACCTCACCGGCCGCTACTACTACGGCGAGCTGGATGACGTGTACCGCCAGCATTTCTTCGGCCTGCTGGCGGTCAAGCCGCTGACCGACAACTCCGCGCTGAGCGCCGACCTGCGCGTGATGCTCAGCGACGATAGCGGCGCGGCCAATGCCGGCAAGATCGACAACCAGGCCTGGAACGGCATGCTGGGTTACAGCCTCGGCGGGCACAAGGTCAGCCTCGGCTACCAGCAGATGCGCGGCGACACCGGCTATGCCTACATCGATGGCAGCGATCCGTTCCTGGTCAACTTCGTGCAGATCAACGACTTCGCCAATGCCGACGAGCGCTCCTGGCAGGCCCGTTACGACTACAACTTCGCCGCCATGGGCATCCCCGGCCTGACCTTCCTGACCCGTTACGTTTCCGGCGACAACGCCGAATACAACGGCGGCAGCAACGGCAGCGAGTGGGAACGCGACATCGAGCTGAAGTACGTGGTGCAGAGCGGCCCGCTGAAAAACGTCGCGGTGCGCATGCGCAACGCCATGTTCCGCTCCGATTTCGCCCGCGATGCCGACGAGAACCGTCTGATCGTCAGCTACAGCCTGCCGATCTGGTAA
- a CDS encoding sensor histidine kinase, translating into MAEPEVAGSLRARLLRRLAILLALLLLVSGWSAYWNGRAAADTAYDRTLLASARAIADGLVTHEGVLRANVPYVALDTFAYDSAGRIYYGVLDIQGRLVSGYENLPGPATDTPRTDDYPALARFYDGEFQGQGVRLVSLLQPVSEPELNGIAEIRVAETLGARERMARSLLTDTLWRVGLMAVAALLLVWLAVSAALRPLGRLSEAVQERAPDDLRPLPLVSVQRELRPLVVALNGFTERLRGQFERQARFIADASHELRTPLAALKARIELGLRDADPAAWRSTLEDAGQSTDKVIHLANQLLSLARIESGAQSIAEGGAQRLDLSQLARELGLAMAALAHKRGVALALEAEAPVWIDGEPTLISELLSNLLDNALAHTLNGGNVVLRVLDGAVLEVEDDGPGIPVAERDRVFARFYRRDTSGHGAGLGLAIVGEIVRAHRAEISLDQGALGGLLVRVRFIPAEN; encoded by the coding sequence ATGGCTGAGCCGGAGGTCGCCGGCAGCCTGCGCGCGCGGCTGTTGCGCCGGCTGGCGATCCTGCTCGCGCTGCTGCTGCTGGTCAGCGGCTGGAGCGCCTACTGGAACGGCCGCGCCGCTGCCGATACCGCCTACGACCGCACCCTGCTCGCCTCTGCCCGAGCCATCGCCGACGGCCTGGTCACTCACGAGGGTGTGCTGCGCGCCAACGTGCCCTACGTGGCGCTCGACACCTTCGCCTATGACAGCGCCGGACGCATCTACTACGGGGTGCTGGACATCCAGGGGCGCCTGGTCAGCGGCTACGAGAACCTGCCCGGCCCTGCCACCGACACCCCGCGCACCGACGATTACCCGGCCCTGGCGCGCTTCTACGATGGCGAATTCCAAGGCCAGGGCGTGCGCCTGGTGAGCCTGCTGCAGCCGGTCAGCGAACCGGAGCTCAACGGCATCGCCGAGATCCGCGTGGCCGAAACCCTCGGCGCCCGCGAACGTATGGCGCGCAGCCTGCTCACGGATACCCTGTGGCGGGTCGGGCTGATGGCCGTCGCCGCGCTGCTGCTGGTATGGCTGGCGGTGAGTGCCGCGCTGCGGCCGCTGGGCCGGCTCAGCGAGGCGGTGCAGGAACGCGCACCGGACGATCTGCGGCCGCTGCCGCTGGTCAGCGTGCAGCGCGAGCTGCGCCCGCTGGTGGTCGCGCTCAACGGCTTCACCGAACGCCTGCGCGGCCAGTTCGAACGCCAGGCACGCTTCATCGCCGACGCCTCCCACGAGCTGCGCACGCCGCTGGCGGCACTCAAGGCGCGCATCGAGCTGGGCCTGCGCGACGCCGATCCCGCCGCCTGGCGCAGCACCCTGGAGGACGCCGGGCAGAGCACCGACAAGGTCATCCACTTGGCCAATCAGCTGCTCTCGCTGGCGCGCATCGAAAGCGGTGCGCAATCCATCGCCGAGGGTGGTGCGCAGCGCCTGGATCTTTCGCAGCTGGCCCGCGAGCTGGGTCTGGCGATGGCGGCGCTGGCGCACAAGCGCGGCGTTGCGCTGGCCCTGGAAGCCGAGGCGCCGGTGTGGATCGACGGCGAGCCGACGCTGATCAGCGAGCTGCTGAGCAACCTGCTGGACAACGCGCTGGCGCATACCTTGAACGGCGGCAACGTGGTGCTGCGGGTGCTCGACGGCGCCGTGCTGGAGGTGGAGGACGACGGCCCTGGCATTCCGGTCGCCGAGCGCGATCGCGTCTTTGCCCGCTTCTATCGCCGCGACACCAGCGGCCATGGCGCCGGCCTGGGGCTGGCCATCGTCGGCGAGATCGTTCGTGCCCATCGGGCCGAGATCAGCCTCGATCAGGGCGCGCTCGGCGGCCTGCTGGTGCGGGTGCGCTTCATACCGGCTGAGAACTGA
- a CDS encoding tripartite tricarboxylate transporter permease, which produces METLNFLMQGFDVATRPTNLLVALFGTFVGTIVGLLPGLGPINGVALLLPLAFALGLPPETALILLAAVYLGCEYGGRISAILLNVPGDAAAVMTTLDGYPLARQGKAGIALSLSAVSSFVGSIIATCGVVLFAPLLAKWAVAFGPAEYFVLMIFAIACLGGMVGDKPVKTLMAALMGLALATVGVDSTTGVYRFTFGSVSLSDGIQFVIVVIGFFSVSEILLMLEKTHSGQKAVKASGRLLFNFKEFCLTFWTMVRSAVAGFVIGTLPGAGATIASAMTYMSEKRMAGDKGSFGDGDLRGLAAPEAANNASACGSLIPMLTLGVPGSGTTAVMIGALTLYNITPGPLLFEQQPDVVWGLIASLFIGNVILLIMNIPLVGLFSRMLSVPNWVLVPTITVISMVGVYSVHSTVFDLVLMVGLGVFGYLLRKLDFPLSALILGFVLGEMMEDNLRRALSISNGELGILYGSPITLALWGLTVAMLAMPGLRWYLKRRRGNAVEAQA; this is translated from the coding sequence ATGGAAACACTGAATTTCTTGATGCAGGGCTTCGACGTCGCCACCCGGCCGACCAACCTGCTGGTGGCGCTGTTCGGTACCTTCGTCGGCACCATCGTCGGCCTCTTGCCGGGCCTCGGCCCGATCAACGGCGTGGCACTGCTGCTGCCGCTGGCCTTCGCCCTCGGCCTGCCGCCGGAAACTGCGCTGATCCTGCTCGCTGCGGTGTACCTGGGCTGCGAGTACGGCGGCCGCATCTCCGCCATCCTGCTCAACGTTCCCGGTGACGCCGCGGCGGTAATGACCACCCTCGACGGCTACCCGCTGGCGCGCCAGGGCAAGGCGGGCATCGCCCTGTCGCTGTCGGCGGTCAGTTCGTTCGTCGGCAGCATCATCGCCACCTGCGGCGTGGTGCTGTTCGCCCCGTTGCTGGCCAAGTGGGCGGTGGCCTTCGGCCCGGCGGAATACTTCGTGCTGATGATCTTCGCCATCGCCTGCCTCGGCGGCATGGTCGGCGACAAGCCGGTGAAGACCCTGATGGCCGCGCTGATGGGCCTGGCCCTGGCCACCGTCGGTGTCGATTCAACCACCGGCGTGTACCGCTTCACCTTCGGCAGCGTCAGCCTGTCCGACGGCATCCAGTTCGTCATCGTGGTGATCGGCTTCTTCAGCGTCAGCGAGATCCTCTTGATGCTGGAAAAGACCCACAGTGGGCAGAAGGCGGTCAAGGCCAGCGGCCGGCTGCTGTTCAACTTCAAGGAGTTCTGCCTCACCTTCTGGACCATGGTGCGCAGCGCCGTGGCCGGCTTCGTCATCGGCACCCTGCCGGGCGCCGGGGCGACCATTGCCAGCGCCATGACCTACATGAGCGAGAAGCGCATGGCCGGTGACAAGGGCAGCTTCGGCGACGGCGACCTGCGCGGCCTGGCGGCACCGGAAGCGGCCAACAACGCCTCGGCCTGCGGTTCGCTGATCCCCATGCTGACCCTCGGCGTGCCGGGTTCTGGCACCACTGCGGTGATGATCGGCGCGCTGACGCTGTACAACATCACCCCCGGCCCGCTGCTGTTCGAACAGCAGCCGGACGTGGTCTGGGGCCTGATCGCCTCGCTGTTCATCGGCAACGTGATCCTCTTGATCATGAACATTCCGCTGGTCGGCCTGTTCTCGCGCATGCTCAGCGTGCCGAACTGGGTGCTGGTACCGACGATCACGGTGATCAGCATGGTCGGCGTGTATTCGGTGCATAGCACGGTGTTCGATCTGGTGCTGATGGTCGGCCTCGGCGTGTTCGGCTACCTCTTGCGCAAGCTGGACTTCCCGCTCTCGGCGCTGATTCTCGGCTTCGTCCTCGGCGAGATGATGGAAGACAACCTGCGCCGCGCGCTGTCGATCTCCAACGGCGAGCTGGGCATTCTCTACGGCAGCCCGATCACCCTGGCACTGTGGGGGCTGACCGTGGCGATGCTGGCCATGCCGGGGCTGCGCTGGTACCTCAAGCGTCGTCGCGGTAACGCGGTCGAGGCACAGGCCTGA
- a CDS encoding Na/Pi cotransporter family protein, which produces MLTLLHLLSSIALLVWGTHIVRTGIMRVYGSHLRRALGQSMGNAPLAFGAGIGVTALVQSSNATALLAISFVAQGLMALPTALAIMLGADVGTALMARVLTLDLSWLSPLLTLLGVCLFLSRKQSRIGQLGRVLIGLGLIILALQLIVQAAEPITEARGMQVLFSSLAGDTLLAVLVGALFAVLSYSSLAAVLLTSTLAGAGLISLPVALGLVIGANIGSGLLAWFNASLQPATARRVALGNLLYKLAGLIVLPFLVPLVAWMDGLGYSAQTQVIGFHLVYNSLRCLILLPTVQPMSRLCEYLLPERALDNGVAQPRHLDLAALETPSLALANAVRETLRIGDMVELMLARLLEVLRDDRPEPGEEIRRLDDDVDALYSGVKLYLAQMPREDLAEQEGRRWAEIIELAINLEQAGDIIEHMASKVQNLKTAKRRSFSDSGLEELGQLHGQLTTNLQLGLSVFISGDSHSARQLLQQKRQFRKLERELAHSHVQRLHRQVVESIETSAAHLELIADMKRLNSLFCSAAYPALEGTGGSKPRVSTDNPRHVTANEQHLPGKPA; this is translated from the coding sequence ATGCTGACCCTGTTGCACCTGTTGTCGTCCATCGCCCTGCTGGTCTGGGGTACGCATATCGTGCGTACCGGGATCATGCGGGTGTATGGCTCGCACCTGCGACGGGCGCTCGGCCAGAGCATGGGCAATGCGCCGCTGGCCTTCGGCGCCGGCATCGGTGTTACGGCGCTGGTGCAGAGCAGCAACGCCACCGCGCTGCTGGCCATCTCCTTCGTTGCCCAAGGCCTGATGGCGCTGCCCACTGCGCTGGCGATCATGCTCGGCGCGGATGTCGGCACCGCGCTGATGGCTCGTGTGCTGACCCTCGATCTTTCCTGGCTGTCGCCGCTGCTGACGCTGCTCGGCGTCTGCCTGTTTCTCTCGCGCAAACAGAGCCGCATCGGTCAGCTCGGTCGCGTGCTGATCGGCCTTGGCCTGATCATTCTCGCCCTGCAGTTGATCGTGCAAGCCGCCGAGCCGATCACCGAGGCGCGCGGCATGCAGGTGCTGTTCTCCTCGCTGGCCGGCGACACCCTGCTCGCGGTGCTGGTGGGTGCGCTGTTCGCCGTGCTGTCGTATTCCAGCCTGGCCGCGGTGCTGCTGACCTCGACGCTGGCCGGTGCCGGCCTGATCAGCCTGCCCGTGGCGCTCGGTCTGGTGATCGGCGCCAACATTGGCAGCGGCCTGCTCGCCTGGTTCAACGCCAGCCTGCAGCCGGCCACGGCGCGCCGCGTAGCGCTGGGCAATCTGCTGTACAAGCTGGCTGGGCTCATCGTGCTGCCCTTTCTCGTCCCGCTGGTGGCCTGGATGGACGGCCTGGGCTACAGCGCCCAGACCCAGGTGATCGGCTTCCATCTGGTCTACAACAGCCTGCGCTGCCTGATCCTGCTACCCACCGTGCAGCCGATGAGCCGGCTATGCGAATACCTGCTACCGGAGCGCGCGCTGGATAACGGCGTGGCGCAGCCGCGACACCTCGACCTCGCGGCGCTGGAAACCCCAAGCCTGGCGCTGGCCAACGCGGTCCGCGAAACCCTGCGCATCGGCGATATGGTGGAATTGATGCTGGCGCGCCTGCTGGAGGTGCTGCGCGACGATCGGCCTGAGCCCGGCGAGGAGATCCGCCGCCTGGACGACGATGTCGATGCGCTCTACAGCGGGGTCAAGCTCTACCTGGCGCAGATGCCCCGCGAAGACCTGGCCGAGCAGGAGGGCCGGCGCTGGGCGGAGATCATCGAGCTGGCGATCAACCTAGAGCAGGCCGGCGACATCATCGAGCACATGGCGAGCAAGGTGCAGAACCTCAAGACCGCCAAGCGCCGCTCGTTCTCCGATAGCGGGCTGGAAGAGCTTGGCCAGCTGCACGGCCAGCTCACCACCAACCTGCAACTAGGGTTGTCGGTGTTCATCTCCGGCGATTCCCACAGCGCGCGGCAGCTGTTGCAGCAGAAGCGGCAGTTCCGCAAGCTGGAGCGCGAGCTGGCGCATTCCCACGTGCAGCGCCTGCACCGGCAGGTGGTGGAAAGCATCGAGACCAGCGCCGCACACCTGGAGCTGATCGCCGACATGAAGCGCCTGAACTCGCTGTTCTGCAGCGCGGCCTATCCGGCGCTGGAAGGCACGGGCGGTAGCAAGCCACGCGTCTCGACAGACAATCCACGCCATGTCACTGCCAACGAGCAGCATCTGCCGGGCAAGCCGGCCTAA
- a CDS encoding tripartite tricarboxylate transporter substrate binding protein encodes MKTRLSRIALLSSCLLLSSQLLAEPKRPECIAPAKPGGGFDLTCKLAQSGLKDGGLLKAPMRVTYMPGGVGAVAYNAVVAQRAAEAGTITAFSSGSLLNLAQGKFGRYDETAVRWLAAVGTDYGAISVRADAPYQNLDDLIAAVKKDPGSVVFGAGATIGGQDWMQTALIARAAGVDPQKLRYVAFEGGGETLTAMLGGHVQVTSSGLGEVTPQLDAGKIRILAVLSDERLPGKLNGIPTAKEQGYDISWPVIRGFYMGPEVSDDDFNWWKSQFDTLLGDEDFAKLREQRDLFPLSMTGDELKAFVEKQVQDYKALAGEFGLVK; translated from the coding sequence ATGAAAACCAGACTCAGCCGTATCGCCCTGCTGTCGTCCTGCCTGCTGCTCTCCAGCCAGCTGCTGGCCGAACCCAAGCGCCCCGAGTGCATCGCCCCGGCCAAGCCCGGCGGCGGTTTCGACCTGACCTGCAAGCTGGCGCAGAGCGGTCTGAAGGACGGCGGCCTGCTCAAGGCGCCGATGCGCGTCACCTACATGCCCGGCGGCGTCGGTGCGGTGGCCTACAACGCCGTGGTCGCCCAGCGTGCAGCGGAGGCGGGGACCATCACCGCCTTTTCCAGCGGCTCGCTGCTCAACCTCGCGCAAGGCAAGTTCGGTCGCTATGACGAAACCGCCGTGCGCTGGCTGGCCGCGGTCGGCACCGACTACGGCGCGATCTCGGTGCGTGCCGATGCGCCTTACCAGAACCTCGACGACCTCATCGCCGCGGTGAAGAAGGACCCGGGCAGCGTGGTGTTCGGCGCCGGCGCCACCATCGGTGGGCAGGACTGGATGCAGACCGCACTGATCGCCCGCGCCGCCGGGGTCGATCCGCAGAAGCTGCGCTATGTCGCCTTCGAGGGCGGAGGCGAGACGCTCACCGCCATGCTCGGCGGCCATGTGCAGGTCACCTCCAGCGGCCTCGGCGAAGTCACCCCGCAGCTCGACGCCGGCAAGATCCGCATCCTCGCCGTGCTCTCCGACGAGCGCCTGCCGGGCAAGCTGAACGGCATTCCCACCGCCAAGGAGCAGGGCTACGACATCAGCTGGCCGGTGATTCGCGGCTTCTACATGGGCCCGGAAGTCTCCGACGACGACTTCAACTGGTGGAAGAGCCAGTTCGACACGCTGCTTGGTGACGAGGACTTCGCCAAGCTGCGCGAGCAGCGCGACCTGTTCCCGCTGTCGATGACCGGCGATGAGCTGAAAGCCTTCGTCGAGAAGCAGGTGCAGGACTACAAGGCACTGGCCGGCGAGTTCGGTCTGGTCAAGTAA
- a CDS encoding cache domain-containing protein → MNRNRKKLLALSLSATLGAVPLLLHAQEPAQQRTLGSVERSHASQARALLDSAVLTFQAKGPEQALAAFNDRNGEFVHGQYYIFVLGEDGTMQASSGPSASLVGLNVAELKDAAGKSFMREILDKSAKQDSGEVEYQWLNPADNKVENKLSQFRKVGDHVLCVGYYIPRATAEHAKALLERAVQQVKDKGAEAAFRNFNDPRGGFVFNDEYVFVIGLDDGRYRASGSSPNLVGVDVRNVNDAAGKPLFKEMIELARKQGSGSVDYVWRNPATNAVEQKHTLIQRVDDVLLGVGYYTRP, encoded by the coding sequence ATGAACCGGAACCGCAAGAAGCTGCTCGCCCTTTCTCTATCTGCCACGCTGGGCGCCGTGCCGCTGCTGCTGCACGCACAGGAGCCAGCCCAGCAGCGGACGCTCGGCTCGGTGGAGCGCAGCCACGCCAGCCAGGCACGCGCCCTGCTCGACAGCGCCGTGTTGACCTTCCAGGCCAAGGGCCCGGAGCAGGCACTGGCCGCCTTCAACGACCGCAACGGCGAATTCGTTCACGGCCAGTACTACATCTTCGTGCTCGGCGAGGACGGCACCATGCAGGCCAGCAGCGGCCCTTCCGCCAGCTTGGTCGGACTGAACGTCGCTGAGCTCAAGGATGCCGCCGGCAAATCGTTCATGCGCGAAATTCTCGACAAGTCGGCCAAGCAGGACAGCGGCGAGGTCGAGTACCAGTGGCTCAACCCCGCCGACAACAAGGTCGAGAACAAGCTCAGCCAGTTCCGCAAGGTCGGCGACCACGTGCTCTGCGTCGGCTATTACATTCCGCGCGCCACCGCCGAGCATGCCAAGGCGCTGCTCGAGCGCGCCGTGCAGCAGGTCAAGGACAAGGGCGCCGAGGCAGCCTTCCGCAACTTCAACGATCCGCGTGGCGGCTTCGTCTTCAACGACGAGTACGTCTTCGTCATCGGTCTGGACGACGGTCGCTATCGCGCCAGCGGCAGCTCGCCGAACCTGGTGGGGGTCGATGTGCGCAACGTCAATGATGCCGCCGGCAAGCCGCTGTTCAAGGAAATGATCGAGCTGGCCCGCAAGCAGGGCTCCGGCAGCGTCGACTACGTCTGGCGCAATCCGGCGACCAACGCGGTCGAGCAGAAGCACACGCTGATCCAGCGGGTCGACGACGTGCTGCTGGGCGTGGGCTACTACACCCGCCCCTGA
- a CDS encoding AbrB family transcriptional regulator: protein MHQRLPAWWATPLIGAFGGWLASLANWPLPWMVGSLLAVIAVRCSGWLVSEVPRGRQVGQWIVASAIGLHFTGEVMREVLAHFGVILAGAVGTLLLGLIGIFILLRSGSDRATAFFASMPGGASEMVVLANRHRAEAASVAAAHSLRLLLVVLIVPALFTWGLPTIAAPPAAPVSWPWLAVLLPAGGLLALLWKRLGQPNPWMLGPLTACALASVAFDLHIGLPGWAGALGQWLIGCSLACHFDRPFFRSAPAFLLRILLFTLLAMLVAAALGGALGWLTALDEVSLMLGMMPGGITELCLTAEALQLSVALVTAVQVLRLFLVMFLAEPLFRAWQRRSPPR, encoded by the coding sequence ATGCACCAGCGGCTGCCGGCCTGGTGGGCGACGCCGCTGATCGGTGCGTTCGGCGGCTGGCTGGCGAGCCTGGCCAACTGGCCGTTGCCGTGGATGGTCGGCTCGCTGCTGGCGGTGATCGCCGTGCGCTGCAGCGGCTGGCTGGTGAGCGAGGTGCCGCGCGGCCGGCAGGTGGGGCAGTGGATCGTCGCCAGCGCCATCGGCCTGCATTTCACCGGTGAGGTGATGCGCGAGGTGCTGGCGCACTTCGGCGTGATCCTCGCCGGCGCTGTCGGCACCCTGCTGCTGGGGCTGATTGGCATCTTCATCCTGCTGCGCAGCGGCAGCGACCGTGCCACCGCGTTCTTCGCCAGCATGCCGGGTGGCGCCAGCGAGATGGTGGTGCTGGCCAACCGGCACCGGGCCGAGGCGGCCAGCGTGGCAGCGGCGCACAGCCTGCGCCTGCTGCTGGTGGTGCTGATCGTGCCGGCGCTGTTCACCTGGGGCCTGCCGACGATCGCGGCACCGCCTGCGGCCCCGGTGAGCTGGCCCTGGCTAGCCGTGCTGCTGCCGGCCGGCGGTCTGCTGGCGCTGCTCTGGAAGCGTCTCGGCCAGCCCAACCCCTGGATGCTCGGTCCGTTGACCGCCTGCGCGCTGGCCAGTGTGGCGTTCGACCTGCATATCGGCCTGCCGGGCTGGGCCGGCGCGCTCGGCCAGTGGCTGATCGGCTGTTCGCTGGCCTGCCATTTCGATCGGCCGTTCTTTCGCAGTGCGCCGGCCTTCCTGTTGCGCATCCTACTGTTCACCCTGCTGGCCATGCTGGTCGCTGCCGCGCTGGGCGGCGCGCTGGGTTGGCTGACGGCGCTGGACGAGGTGTCGCTGATGCTCGGCATGATGCCCGGCGGCATCACCGAGCTGTGCCTGACCGCCGAAGCCCTTCAGCTGTCGGTGGCGCTGGTCACCGCGGTGCAGGTACTCAGGCTGTTTCTGGTGATGTTCCTCGCCGAGCCGTTGTTCCGGGCGTGGCAGCGGCGAAGCCCGCCGCGTTAG
- a CDS encoding tripartite tricarboxylate transporter TctB family protein, whose product MYVRVFAAVWLLACAGLALLAWGFEAPFAYDPVGPRAYPLLLLFLMFCGALWLLIKPHGEPTPAFDRAKAQRAVLCVLALLTYALLFEILGFVISTALAGFALGLLFNGRLWPSLISGALLGVLLYGLFDYLLDVPLPLGLLRLLES is encoded by the coding sequence ATGTACGTACGTGTCTTCGCCGCGGTGTGGCTGCTCGCCTGCGCCGGCCTCGCCCTGCTCGCCTGGGGCTTCGAGGCGCCCTTCGCCTACGACCCGGTCGGGCCGCGCGCCTATCCGCTGCTGCTGCTGTTTCTGATGTTTTGCGGCGCGCTGTGGTTGCTGATCAAGCCGCACGGCGAGCCGACGCCGGCGTTCGATCGTGCCAAGGCCCAGCGGGCGGTGCTCTGCGTGCTGGCGCTGCTGACCTATGCGCTGCTGTTCGAAATCCTCGGTTTCGTCATCAGCACTGCCCTGGCCGGCTTCGCCCTTGGCCTGCTGTTCAACGGTCGCCTGTGGCCCAGCCTGATCAGCGGCGCGCTGCTTGGCGTGCTGCTCTACGGGCTGTTCGATTACCTGCTGGACGTGCCGCTGCCGCTTGGCCTGCTGCGTCTGCTGGAGAGCTGA
- a CDS encoding response regulator yields the protein MRILLVEDHPQLAASVAQALRGAGWTVDLLHDGIAADLALASEDYALAILDVGLPRLDGFQVLARLRGRGKTLPVLMLTARGEVSDRVHGLNLGADDYLAKPFELSELEARVKALLRRSVGGGERQQRCGVLVYDLDARRFSLADEPLTLTSREQSVLEALIARPGRVMSKDQLAAQVFGLDEDASADAIEIYVYRLRKKLEGQPVRIVTFRGLGYMLEALDG from the coding sequence ATGCGGATTCTTCTGGTCGAGGATCACCCCCAGCTGGCCGCGAGCGTGGCGCAGGCGCTGCGTGGCGCCGGCTGGACTGTGGACCTGTTGCACGATGGCATCGCCGCCGACCTGGCGCTGGCCAGCGAGGACTATGCGCTGGCGATTCTCGACGTCGGGCTGCCGCGGCTGGATGGCTTCCAGGTGCTGGCGCGCCTGCGCGGGCGCGGCAAGACGCTGCCGGTGCTGATGCTCACCGCACGCGGCGAGGTCAGCGACCGCGTGCACGGCCTCAATCTCGGTGCCGACGATTACCTTGCCAAGCCGTTCGAGCTGTCCGAGCTGGAGGCGCGGGTCAAGGCGCTGCTGCGACGCAGCGTCGGCGGCGGCGAGCGCCAGCAGCGTTGCGGTGTGTTGGTCTACGACCTGGATGCGCGGCGCTTCAGCCTGGCCGACGAGCCGTTGACCCTGACCTCCCGCGAACAGAGCGTGCTCGAGGCACTGATCGCCCGTCCTGGCCGGGTGATGAGCAAGGACCAGCTGGCCGCCCAGGTGTTCGGCCTGGACGAGGACGCCAGCGCCGACGCCATCGAGATCTATGTCTACCGCCTGCGCAAGAAGCTAGAAGGCCAGCCGGTGCGCATCGTCACCTTCCGCGGCCTGGGCTACATGCTCGAGGCGCTCGATGGCTGA